In one Mauremys mutica isolate MM-2020 ecotype Southern chromosome 3, ASM2049712v1, whole genome shotgun sequence genomic region, the following are encoded:
- the POLH gene encoding DNA polymerase eta has product MSRGRERVVALADMDCFFAQVEQRREPRLRGRPCAVVQYDAWRGGGIIAVSYEARAFGISRGMRADEAQKRCPQLVLARVPEAYGKADLSRYREASVEVMKVMSRFAVIERASIDEAYMDLTSTVQERLKKMQGQPIPAELLPTTYIQGLPNVSTTAAKKKSVDCKEDLRQRGLHQWLESLPFGDISCPELQLTVGAVIVEEMRAAVEAVTGLRCSAGISHNKALAKLACGLNKPNRQTLVSQGSVPQLFSHMPISSIRHLGGKLGASITDVLGVEYMGQLTLFSESQLQTHFGDKTGSWLYDMCRGIEQEPVKPRQLPKSIGCSKNFPGQAALTTQKQVQHWLLQMALELEERLSKDRDQNCRVAKQLTVSIRMLGDQRASALSRCCALPRYDAHKISSDAFMIIRNCNVAGAQQAAWSPPLTFLHIYASKFSEAPTLSPAGIAAFLTSDAQCTLPAGTNATSPNAKCIGSPRKEPSKKPVNAIESFFRKAAERQRAHGARGPCLPGVPSAEAELSVPDPCGHSEREGLVLGKSQTPEALVRHSPKGGSSPYGWLPPEELLPYPAETPSAGPASGSTLKTQSAGAAASELPAWKEQSLPPSAGFAQGPASSPADQLHCEKCGQQVPVWELLEHMDYHFAVELQSSFLEPSPLRVPAAAPSSPAKSKSKAKTPGGSSAKRPRQGVTRTLEFFFKRLPP; this is encoded by the exons ATGTCCCGCGGGCGGGAGCGCGTGGTGGCGCTGGCGGACATGGACTGCTTCTTCGCGCAGGTGGAGCAGCGCCGGGAGCCGCGGCTGCGGGGCCGGCCCTGCGCCGTGGTGCAGTACGACGCGTGGCGGGGCGGCGG GATCATCGCCGTCAGCTACGAGGCGCGCGCCTTCGGGATCAGCCGGGGCATGCGGGCGGACGAGGCCCAGAAGCGCTGCCCGCAGCTGGTGCTGGCGCGGGTCCCGGAGGCCTACGGGAAGGCGGATCTCAGCAG ATACCGAGAGGCTAGTGTAGAGGTGATGAAAGTGATGTCGCGCTTTGCTGTGATTGAGCGTGCCAGCATTGATGAAGCCTACATGGACCTGACTAGCACTGTGCAAGAGAGGCTCAAGAAGATGCAAGGGCAGCCTATCCCAGCCGAGCTGCTGCCAACTACCTACATCCAGGGACTGCCAAATGTCTCtacaacagcagcaaagaaaaagAGTGTGGATTGCAAAG AGGATCTGCGGCAGCGTGGCTTGCACCAATGGCTTGAGTCGCTGCCTTTTGGTGACATCAGctgtccagagctgcagctgACAGTAGGAGCAGTAATTGTGGAGGAAATGAGGGCAGCTGTGGAAGCAGTTACTGGACTGAGGTGTTCAGCTGGGATTTCACACAACAAG GCACTGGCAAAACTGGCCTGTGGGCTGAACAAGCCCAACCGCCAGACGCTGGTATCCCAGGGATCTGTCCCACAGCTCTTCAGCCACATGCCCATCAGCAGCAT CCGGCACCTGGGAGGGAAGCTGGGTGCCTCCATCACAGACGTACTGGGAGTGGAGTACATGGGGCAGCTGACCCTATTCAGCGAGTCACAGCTCCAAACTCACTTTGGAGACAAGACTGG GTCCTGGCTCTATGATATGTGCAGAGGAATTGAACAGGAACCTGTGAAACCCAGGCAATTGCCTAAGTCCATTGGTTGCAGCAAGAACTTCCCTGGGCAAGCAGCCTTGACCACTCAGAAGCAG GTGCAGCACTGGCTCCTGCAGATGGCCTTGGAGCTGGAGGAGAGACTGAGCAAGGACAGAGACCAA AACTGCCGGGTGGCCAAACAGCTGACTGTGAGCATCCGCATGCTAGGCGATCAGCGAGCCAGTGCCCTGTCACGCTGCTGTGCCCTGCCCCGCTATGACGCCCACAAAATCAGCAGCGATGCCTTCATGATCATCAGAAACTGCAATGTGGCTGGAGCCCAGCAGGCTGCATG GTCCCCTCCACTTACATTTCTGCATATCTACGCAAGCAAGTTTTCTGAGGCTCCCACACTCTCACCTGCAGGCATTGCTGCCTTCCTGACCAGTGATGCCCAGTGTACCCTGCCAGCTGGCACCAATGCAACCAGCCCAAATGCCAAGTGCATTGGGAGCCCAAGAAAAGAGCCCAGCAAGAAGCCCGTGAATGCTATTGAGTCCTTTTTCCGGAAGGCAGCAGAAAGGCAGCGAGCCCATGGGGCCAGAGGGCCCTGCCTGCCTGGTGTCCCCAGTGCAGAGGCAGAGTTGTCAGTGCCTGATCCCTGTGGCCACAGTGAGAGAGAAGGTCTCGTCCTTGGCAAGAGTCAGACTCCAGAAGCTCTTGTGAGGCACAGTCCCAAGGGTGGCAGCTCCCCCTATGGATGGCTTCCCCCTGAGGAGTTGCTCCCTTATCCTGCAGAAACCCCCTCTGCTGGCCCAGCCTCTGGGAGCACTCTAAAAACACAATCAGCTGGAGCAGCTGCTTCAGAGCTACCTGCATGGAAGGAGCAGAGTTTGCCACCCTCTGCTGGGTTTGCACAAGGCCCTGCCAGCTCACCAGCTGACCAGCTGCACTGTGAGAAGTGTGGCCAGCAGGTGCCAGTGTGGGAGCTCCTGGAGCACATGGACTATCACTTTGCTGTGGAGCTGCAGAGCTCCTTCTTAGAACCCAGCCCTCTCAgagtccctgctgctgctcccagttCTCCTGCCAAGAGCAAAAGCAAAGCCAAGACCCCTGGTGGCTCCAGTGCAAAGCGACCCAGGCAAGGAGTGACCAGGACTCTGGAATTCTTCTTTAAACGGCTGCCCCCCTAG
- the GTPBP2 gene encoding GTP-binding protein 2 isoform X2 has protein sequence MPAEDGNIEYKLKLVNPSQYRFEHLVTQMKWRLQEGRGEAVYQIGVEDNGLLVGLSEEEMRASLKTLRRMAEKVGADITILREREVDYDSDVPRKITEVLVRKVPDNQQFLDLRVAVLGNVDSGKSTLLGVLTQGELDNGRGRARLNLFRHLHEIQSGRTSSISFEILGFNSKGEVVNYSDSRTAEEICESSSKMITFIDLAGHHKYLKTTIFGLTSYCPDFAMLVVSANTGIAGTTREHLGLAMALKVPFFIGVSKVDLCSKATVERTVKQLERILKQPGCNKLPLLVNSEDDAVTAAQQFAQSPNITPIFTLSSVSGENLDLLKVFLNILPPLTNSKEQEELMQQLTEFQVDEIYTVPEVGTVVGGTLSSGICREGESLVVGPTDDGKFLQLKVCSIQRNRSACRVLRAGQAATLALGPFDRSLLRKGMVMVSPEMNPTICSVFEAEIVLLFHATTFRKGFQVTVHVGNVRQTAIVEKIHGKDKLRTGEKAVVRFRFIKHPEYLKIGAKLLFREGVTKGIGHVTDLQAITTEENSLDESLGPGRLTF, from the exons GCAGAAGATGGGAACATAGAATACAAG CTGAAGCTGGTGAACCCCTCGCAGTATCGCTTTGAGCACCTGGTGACACAGATGAAGTGGCGGCTGCAGGAAGGCCGGGGTGAGGCTGTCTACCAGATCGGCGTGGAGGACAATGGGCTACTGGTGGGCCTGTCAGAAGAAGAGATGCGTGCTTCCCTCAAGACATTGCGCCGGATGGCTGAAAA GGTTGGAGCTGACATCACCATCCTGCGGGAGCGTGAGGTAGATTATGACAGCGATGTTCCCAGGAAGATAACAGAGGTTCTTGTCCGGAAGGTCCCTGATAACCAGCAG TTCCTAGACCTGCGAGTGGCTGTGCTTGGGAACGTGGATTCAGGGAAGTCAACGCTGCTGGGTGTCCTGACCCAGGGTGAGCTGGATAATGGGCGGGGCAGAGCCCGCCTCAATCTCTTCCGGCACCTCCATGAGATCCAGTCAGGGAGAACATCCAGCAtcagctttgagatccttggcttCAATAGCAAAGGAGAG GTGGTGAACTACAGTGACTCACGGACAGCAGAAGAGATCTGTGAGAGCTCCTCCAAGATGATCACTTTCATTGATCTGGCTGGCCACCACAAGTACTTGAAAACCACCATATTCGGCCTCACCAGCTACTGCCCAGACTTTGCCATGCTGGTGGTGAGCGCCAACACTGGCATCG CAGGTACCACACGGGAGCACCTGGGCCTGGCCATGGCCCTCAAGGTTCCCTTTTTCATTGGCGTCAGCAAAGTGGACTTGTGTTCCAAAGCCACCGTGGAACGGACAGTGAAGCAGCTGGAGCGGATCCTGAAGCAGCCGGGCTGCAACAAGCTGCCCCTGCTAGTGAACTCGGAGGATGACGCCGTCACGGCAGCGCAGCAGTTTGCACAGTCTCCCAA CATCACCCCGATCTTCACTCTATCCAGTGTTTCTGGAGAGAACCTGGATCTCTTAAAAGTTTTCCTCAACATCCTTCCTCCTCTGACCAACAGCAAAGAGCAGGAGGAGCTGATGCAGCAACTTACAGAGTTCCAG GTGGATGAAATCTATACTGTGCCTGAAGTGGGGACTGTTGTGGGAGGAACTCTGTCCAG TGGgatctgcagggagggggagagcctTGTGGTCGGTCCCACTGATGATGGCAAGTTCCTCCAGCTGAAGGTGTGCAGCATCCAGCGGAACCGCTCCGCGTGCCGTGTGCTCCGGGCAGGACAAGCTGCCACACTGGCCCTTGGGCCCTTTGACCGCTCCCTCCTGCGCAAG GGCATGGTGATGGTGAGCCCAGAGATGAACCCCACCATCTGCTCAGTATTTGAAGCCGAAATCGTGCTGCTCTTCCATGCCACGACTTTCCGAAAGGGATTCCAGGTGACTGTGCACGTGGGGAATGTGCGGCAGACGGCCATCGTAGAGAAGATCCATGGAAAG gACAAGCTGCGGACAGGGGAGAAGGCTGTTGTTCGTTTCCGGTTCATCAAACATCCCGAATACTTAAAGATTGGCGCCAAGCTGCTGTTCCGTGAAGGAGTCACCAAAGGTATCGGACACGTCACCGACCTCCAAGCTATCACCACTGAAGAGAACAGCCTGGAtgagagcctggggcccgggcgTTTGACTTTCTGA
- the GTPBP2 gene encoding GTP-binding protein 2 isoform X3: MPAEDGNIEYKLKLVNPSQYRFEHLVTQMKWRLQEGRGEAVYQIGVEDNGLLVGLSEEEMRASLKTLRRMAEKVGADITILREREVDYDSDVPRKITEVLVRKVPDNQQFLDLRVAVLGNVDSGKSTLLGVLTQGELDNGRGRARLNLFRHLHEIQSGRTSSISFEILGFNSKGEVVNYSDSRTAEEICESSSKMITFIDLAGHHKYLKTTIFGLTSYCPDFAMLVVSANTGIGTTREHLGLAMALKVPFFIGVSKVDLCSKATVERTVKQLERILKQPGCNKLPLLVNSEDDAVTAAQQFAQSPNITPIFTLSSVSGENLDLLKVFLNILPPLTNSKEQEELMQQLTEFQVDEIYTVPEVGTVVGGTLSSGICREGESLVVGPTDDGKFLQLKVCSIQRNRSACRVLRAGQAATLALGPFDRSLLRKGMVMVSPEMNPTICSVFEAEIVLLFHATTFRKGFQVTVHVGNVRQTAIVEKIHGKDKLRTGEKAVVRFRFIKHPEYLKIGAKLLFREGVTKGIGHVTDLQAITTEENSLDESLGPGRLTF; the protein is encoded by the exons GCAGAAGATGGGAACATAGAATACAAG CTGAAGCTGGTGAACCCCTCGCAGTATCGCTTTGAGCACCTGGTGACACAGATGAAGTGGCGGCTGCAGGAAGGCCGGGGTGAGGCTGTCTACCAGATCGGCGTGGAGGACAATGGGCTACTGGTGGGCCTGTCAGAAGAAGAGATGCGTGCTTCCCTCAAGACATTGCGCCGGATGGCTGAAAA GGTTGGAGCTGACATCACCATCCTGCGGGAGCGTGAGGTAGATTATGACAGCGATGTTCCCAGGAAGATAACAGAGGTTCTTGTCCGGAAGGTCCCTGATAACCAGCAG TTCCTAGACCTGCGAGTGGCTGTGCTTGGGAACGTGGATTCAGGGAAGTCAACGCTGCTGGGTGTCCTGACCCAGGGTGAGCTGGATAATGGGCGGGGCAGAGCCCGCCTCAATCTCTTCCGGCACCTCCATGAGATCCAGTCAGGGAGAACATCCAGCAtcagctttgagatccttggcttCAATAGCAAAGGAGAG GTGGTGAACTACAGTGACTCACGGACAGCAGAAGAGATCTGTGAGAGCTCCTCCAAGATGATCACTTTCATTGATCTGGCTGGCCACCACAAGTACTTGAAAACCACCATATTCGGCCTCACCAGCTACTGCCCAGACTTTGCCATGCTGGTGGTGAGCGCCAACACTGGCATCG GTACCACACGGGAGCACCTGGGCCTGGCCATGGCCCTCAAGGTTCCCTTTTTCATTGGCGTCAGCAAAGTGGACTTGTGTTCCAAAGCCACCGTGGAACGGACAGTGAAGCAGCTGGAGCGGATCCTGAAGCAGCCGGGCTGCAACAAGCTGCCCCTGCTAGTGAACTCGGAGGATGACGCCGTCACGGCAGCGCAGCAGTTTGCACAGTCTCCCAA CATCACCCCGATCTTCACTCTATCCAGTGTTTCTGGAGAGAACCTGGATCTCTTAAAAGTTTTCCTCAACATCCTTCCTCCTCTGACCAACAGCAAAGAGCAGGAGGAGCTGATGCAGCAACTTACAGAGTTCCAG GTGGATGAAATCTATACTGTGCCTGAAGTGGGGACTGTTGTGGGAGGAACTCTGTCCAG TGGgatctgcagggagggggagagcctTGTGGTCGGTCCCACTGATGATGGCAAGTTCCTCCAGCTGAAGGTGTGCAGCATCCAGCGGAACCGCTCCGCGTGCCGTGTGCTCCGGGCAGGACAAGCTGCCACACTGGCCCTTGGGCCCTTTGACCGCTCCCTCCTGCGCAAG GGCATGGTGATGGTGAGCCCAGAGATGAACCCCACCATCTGCTCAGTATTTGAAGCCGAAATCGTGCTGCTCTTCCATGCCACGACTTTCCGAAAGGGATTCCAGGTGACTGTGCACGTGGGGAATGTGCGGCAGACGGCCATCGTAGAGAAGATCCATGGAAAG gACAAGCTGCGGACAGGGGAGAAGGCTGTTGTTCGTTTCCGGTTCATCAAACATCCCGAATACTTAAAGATTGGCGCCAAGCTGCTGTTCCGTGAAGGAGTCACCAAAGGTATCGGACACGTCACCGACCTCCAAGCTATCACCACTGAAGAGAACAGCCTGGAtgagagcctggggcccgggcgTTTGACTTTCTGA
- the GTPBP2 gene encoding GTP-binding protein 2 isoform X4, translating to MKWRLQEGRGEAVYQIGVEDNGLLVGLSEEEMRASLKTLRRMAEKVGADITILREREVDYDSDVPRKITEVLVRKVPDNQQFLDLRVAVLGNVDSGKSTLLGVLTQGELDNGRGRARLNLFRHLHEIQSGRTSSISFEILGFNSKGEVVNYSDSRTAEEICESSSKMITFIDLAGHHKYLKTTIFGLTSYCPDFAMLVVSANTGIAGTTREHLGLAMALKVPFFIGVSKVDLCSKATVERTVKQLERILKQPGCNKLPLLVNSEDDAVTAAQQFAQSPNITPIFTLSSVSGENLDLLKVFLNILPPLTNSKEQEELMQQLTEFQVDEIYTVPEVGTVVGGTLSSGICREGESLVVGPTDDGKFLQLKVCSIQRNRSACRVLRAGQAATLALGPFDRSLLRKGMVMVSPEMNPTICSVFEAEIVLLFHATTFRKGFQVTVHVGNVRQTAIVEKIHGKDKLRTGEKAVVRFRFIKHPEYLKIGAKLLFREGVTKGIGHVTDLQAITTEENSLDESLGPGRLTF from the exons ATGAAGTGGCGGCTGCAGGAAGGCCGGGGTGAGGCTGTCTACCAGATCGGCGTGGAGGACAATGGGCTACTGGTGGGCCTGTCAGAAGAAGAGATGCGTGCTTCCCTCAAGACATTGCGCCGGATGGCTGAAAA GGTTGGAGCTGACATCACCATCCTGCGGGAGCGTGAGGTAGATTATGACAGCGATGTTCCCAGGAAGATAACAGAGGTTCTTGTCCGGAAGGTCCCTGATAACCAGCAG TTCCTAGACCTGCGAGTGGCTGTGCTTGGGAACGTGGATTCAGGGAAGTCAACGCTGCTGGGTGTCCTGACCCAGGGTGAGCTGGATAATGGGCGGGGCAGAGCCCGCCTCAATCTCTTCCGGCACCTCCATGAGATCCAGTCAGGGAGAACATCCAGCAtcagctttgagatccttggcttCAATAGCAAAGGAGAG GTGGTGAACTACAGTGACTCACGGACAGCAGAAGAGATCTGTGAGAGCTCCTCCAAGATGATCACTTTCATTGATCTGGCTGGCCACCACAAGTACTTGAAAACCACCATATTCGGCCTCACCAGCTACTGCCCAGACTTTGCCATGCTGGTGGTGAGCGCCAACACTGGCATCG CAGGTACCACACGGGAGCACCTGGGCCTGGCCATGGCCCTCAAGGTTCCCTTTTTCATTGGCGTCAGCAAAGTGGACTTGTGTTCCAAAGCCACCGTGGAACGGACAGTGAAGCAGCTGGAGCGGATCCTGAAGCAGCCGGGCTGCAACAAGCTGCCCCTGCTAGTGAACTCGGAGGATGACGCCGTCACGGCAGCGCAGCAGTTTGCACAGTCTCCCAA CATCACCCCGATCTTCACTCTATCCAGTGTTTCTGGAGAGAACCTGGATCTCTTAAAAGTTTTCCTCAACATCCTTCCTCCTCTGACCAACAGCAAAGAGCAGGAGGAGCTGATGCAGCAACTTACAGAGTTCCAG GTGGATGAAATCTATACTGTGCCTGAAGTGGGGACTGTTGTGGGAGGAACTCTGTCCAG TGGgatctgcagggagggggagagcctTGTGGTCGGTCCCACTGATGATGGCAAGTTCCTCCAGCTGAAGGTGTGCAGCATCCAGCGGAACCGCTCCGCGTGCCGTGTGCTCCGGGCAGGACAAGCTGCCACACTGGCCCTTGGGCCCTTTGACCGCTCCCTCCTGCGCAAG GGCATGGTGATGGTGAGCCCAGAGATGAACCCCACCATCTGCTCAGTATTTGAAGCCGAAATCGTGCTGCTCTTCCATGCCACGACTTTCCGAAAGGGATTCCAGGTGACTGTGCACGTGGGGAATGTGCGGCAGACGGCCATCGTAGAGAAGATCCATGGAAAG gACAAGCTGCGGACAGGGGAGAAGGCTGTTGTTCGTTTCCGGTTCATCAAACATCCCGAATACTTAAAGATTGGCGCCAAGCTGCTGTTCCGTGAAGGAGTCACCAAAGGTATCGGACACGTCACCGACCTCCAAGCTATCACCACTGAAGAGAACAGCCTGGAtgagagcctggggcccgggcgTTTGACTTTCTGA
- the GTPBP2 gene encoding GTP-binding protein 2 isoform X1 — MDSRVSELFGGCCRPVGGGGALRGRGGAGAGGGSKGKKKSGRNRGGKANNPPYLPPEAEDGNIEYKLKLVNPSQYRFEHLVTQMKWRLQEGRGEAVYQIGVEDNGLLVGLSEEEMRASLKTLRRMAEKVGADITILREREVDYDSDVPRKITEVLVRKVPDNQQFLDLRVAVLGNVDSGKSTLLGVLTQGELDNGRGRARLNLFRHLHEIQSGRTSSISFEILGFNSKGEVVNYSDSRTAEEICESSSKMITFIDLAGHHKYLKTTIFGLTSYCPDFAMLVVSANTGIAGTTREHLGLAMALKVPFFIGVSKVDLCSKATVERTVKQLERILKQPGCNKLPLLVNSEDDAVTAAQQFAQSPNITPIFTLSSVSGENLDLLKVFLNILPPLTNSKEQEELMQQLTEFQVDEIYTVPEVGTVVGGTLSSGICREGESLVVGPTDDGKFLQLKVCSIQRNRSACRVLRAGQAATLALGPFDRSLLRKGMVMVSPEMNPTICSVFEAEIVLLFHATTFRKGFQVTVHVGNVRQTAIVEKIHGKDKLRTGEKAVVRFRFIKHPEYLKIGAKLLFREGVTKGIGHVTDLQAITTEENSLDESLGPGRLTF; from the exons GCAGAAGATGGGAACATAGAATACAAG CTGAAGCTGGTGAACCCCTCGCAGTATCGCTTTGAGCACCTGGTGACACAGATGAAGTGGCGGCTGCAGGAAGGCCGGGGTGAGGCTGTCTACCAGATCGGCGTGGAGGACAATGGGCTACTGGTGGGCCTGTCAGAAGAAGAGATGCGTGCTTCCCTCAAGACATTGCGCCGGATGGCTGAAAA GGTTGGAGCTGACATCACCATCCTGCGGGAGCGTGAGGTAGATTATGACAGCGATGTTCCCAGGAAGATAACAGAGGTTCTTGTCCGGAAGGTCCCTGATAACCAGCAG TTCCTAGACCTGCGAGTGGCTGTGCTTGGGAACGTGGATTCAGGGAAGTCAACGCTGCTGGGTGTCCTGACCCAGGGTGAGCTGGATAATGGGCGGGGCAGAGCCCGCCTCAATCTCTTCCGGCACCTCCATGAGATCCAGTCAGGGAGAACATCCAGCAtcagctttgagatccttggcttCAATAGCAAAGGAGAG GTGGTGAACTACAGTGACTCACGGACAGCAGAAGAGATCTGTGAGAGCTCCTCCAAGATGATCACTTTCATTGATCTGGCTGGCCACCACAAGTACTTGAAAACCACCATATTCGGCCTCACCAGCTACTGCCCAGACTTTGCCATGCTGGTGGTGAGCGCCAACACTGGCATCG CAGGTACCACACGGGAGCACCTGGGCCTGGCCATGGCCCTCAAGGTTCCCTTTTTCATTGGCGTCAGCAAAGTGGACTTGTGTTCCAAAGCCACCGTGGAACGGACAGTGAAGCAGCTGGAGCGGATCCTGAAGCAGCCGGGCTGCAACAAGCTGCCCCTGCTAGTGAACTCGGAGGATGACGCCGTCACGGCAGCGCAGCAGTTTGCACAGTCTCCCAA CATCACCCCGATCTTCACTCTATCCAGTGTTTCTGGAGAGAACCTGGATCTCTTAAAAGTTTTCCTCAACATCCTTCCTCCTCTGACCAACAGCAAAGAGCAGGAGGAGCTGATGCAGCAACTTACAGAGTTCCAG GTGGATGAAATCTATACTGTGCCTGAAGTGGGGACTGTTGTGGGAGGAACTCTGTCCAG TGGgatctgcagggagggggagagcctTGTGGTCGGTCCCACTGATGATGGCAAGTTCCTCCAGCTGAAGGTGTGCAGCATCCAGCGGAACCGCTCCGCGTGCCGTGTGCTCCGGGCAGGACAAGCTGCCACACTGGCCCTTGGGCCCTTTGACCGCTCCCTCCTGCGCAAG GGCATGGTGATGGTGAGCCCAGAGATGAACCCCACCATCTGCTCAGTATTTGAAGCCGAAATCGTGCTGCTCTTCCATGCCACGACTTTCCGAAAGGGATTCCAGGTGACTGTGCACGTGGGGAATGTGCGGCAGACGGCCATCGTAGAGAAGATCCATGGAAAG gACAAGCTGCGGACAGGGGAGAAGGCTGTTGTTCGTTTCCGGTTCATCAAACATCCCGAATACTTAAAGATTGGCGCCAAGCTGCTGTTCCGTGAAGGAGTCACCAAAGGTATCGGACACGTCACCGACCTCCAAGCTATCACCACTGAAGAGAACAGCCTGGAtgagagcctggggcccgggcgTTTGACTTTCTGA